The Arachis hypogaea cultivar Tifrunner chromosome 16, arahy.Tifrunner.gnm2.J5K5, whole genome shotgun sequence genome contains a region encoding:
- the LOC112754950 gene encoding DNA cross-link repair protein SNM1-like: MPLSAATAGASLPPALEEDPSPQDGDGYGVIDIPGVVSLDEEGFPSQIPYEDCPPNTAGERSATSAGKSSFAADFYSCGADWSSLLSPEDRRHSGGFGSVHSAKKLKQANLFQVWGFKRNGAAESDSASSIESCKPNQCDSFTGGGESVGSSERKIVKPENLGSILRDTGKEFEKSKSSHKRKESHEGVRVTRTCPFYKKIPGTSFTVDAFRYGCIEGCSAYFLSHFHSDHYGGLSKKWSHGPIYCSPLTGRLVQMCLSVNPLYILPLEFNVEYVICGVKVTLLEANHCPGAALIHFGLSNGQCYLHTGDFRACKQMQAYHTLVNQHVNVLYLDTTYCNPKYNFPSKEDVLNYVVKVTKNQLKVHPKTLVVVGAYSIGKECVYLAISKALGVKIYANASRRKILLAFGWSELSDSLCINGNNTFLHVLPMSSLRLESLKDYMKTYKEKYTAVLAFRPTGWTFSEKIRNDLELIKPISKGNITIYGVPYSEHSSFTELRGFVQFLRPDKIVPTVNVGNAATREKMQSYFRDWLKG, translated from the exons ATGCCGCTATCCGCCGCCACAGCCGGCGCCTCACTGCCGCCCGCGCTAGAAGAGGATCCATCACCACAAGACGGCGACGGTTACGGCGTTATCGACATCCCCGGCGTTGTTTCACTTGACGAGGAGGGATTCCCGTCACAGATCCCTTACGAAGACTGTCCACCAAACACCGCCGGCGAACGATCGGCGACATCGGCAGGAAAGAGCAGCTTCGCCGCCGATTTCTATAGCTGCGGTGCCGATTGGTCCTCGCTGTTGTCGCCGGAGGATCGCAGACACAGCGGCGGTTTCGGTTCGGTTCATTCGGCGAAGAAGTTGAAGCAGGCAAATTTGTTTCAGGTTTGGGGATTCAAACGAAACGGCGCCGCCGAATCTGATTCGGCTTCGTCTATTGAATCTTGCAAACCTAACCAATGTGATTCTTTTACCGGTGGAGGCGAAAGCGTTGGTTCTTCTGAGAGAAAGATCGTGAAACCTGAGAATTTGGGTTCGATTTTGCGCGATACGGGGAAAGAGTTCGAGAAATCAAAATCTTCTCATAAGAGAAAGGAAAGCCATGAAGGAGTTAGAGTGACGCGTACCTGTCCCTTTTATAAGAAAATTCCAG GGACAAGCTTCACTGTTGATGCATTCCGTTATGGGTGTATTGAAGGGTGCTCTGCATACTTTCTTAGTCACTTCCATTCCGATCATTATGGTGGCCTTAGCAAGAAATGGTCACATGGCCCCATTTATTGCTCTCCTCTTACAGGCAGGCTTGTTCAAATGTGTCTCTCGGTAAATCCCTT GTACATCCTCCCTTTGGAATTTAATGTTGAATATGTGATTTGTGGTGTCAAAGTGACTTTGTTGGAAGCTAATCATTGCCCCGGTGCAGCGTTGATTCACTTTGGCCTCTCAAACGGGCAATGTTATTTGCATACCGGAGACTTTAGAGCTTGTAAACAAATGCAAGCTTACCATACTCTTGTAAATCAACATGTGAATGTCCTTTACTTAGACACTACATATTGCAACCCAAAGTACAA TTTCCCTTCCAAGGAAGACGTACTCAATTATGTTGTCAAAGTTACAAAGAACCAACTTAAAGTGCATCCCAAAACTTTGGTGGTTGTTGGAGCGTATAGTATTGGCAAAGAGTGTGTATATCTTGCAATTTCTAAGGCTCTTGGG GTAAAAATTTATGCAAATGCTTCAAGAAGGAAAATTTTGCTGGCTTTTGGTTGGTCTGAGCTTTCTGATAGTCTGTGTATTAATGGAAATAACACATTTCTCCATGTTCTTCCCATGTCATCTCTCAGATTGGAG TCTTTAAAGGATTACATGAAGACCTACAAGGAAAAATACACAGCAGTATTGGCATTTCGTCCAACAG GTTGGACTTTCAGCGAAAAGATTCGCAATGATCTAGAACTAATTAAACCTATTTCCAAAGGAAATATCACAATATATG GTGTTCCCTACAGTGAGCACTCCAGCTTCACAGAACTGCGAGGTTTTGTTCAG TTTTTGAGGCCTGATAAAATAGTTCCAACTGTGAATGTCGGAAATGCGGCTACTCGAGAAAAGATGCAATCTTACTTCCGAGACTGGTTGAAGGGTTAA